A region from the Maribacter aquivivus genome encodes:
- a CDS encoding MotA/TolQ/ExbB proton channel family protein has product MLLFQDLAQDASDELLSEEKTLSVIDLIFNGGTGSVIIISVLFIMLGVALYIYFERLLAVNAASKIDKNFMNQIRDYVTTGNLDAAKLLCAQTDSPVARLTEKGVSRIGKPLDDINTAIENAGTLEVYKLEKNVSILATVAGAAPMIGFLGTVIGMILAFHEMASSGGQAEMGSLASGIYTAMTTTVAGLIVGIIAYVGYNHLVNRTDKVVHKMEANAVDFLDLLNEPL; this is encoded by the coding sequence ATGTTATTATTCCAGGATTTGGCTCAAGATGCGAGCGACGAATTATTGTCTGAAGAGAAAACTCTTTCGGTTATAGATTTAATATTTAATGGTGGTACAGGTAGTGTCATTATTATATCGGTATTATTTATAATGTTAGGAGTAGCTCTATATATCTATTTTGAACGTTTACTTGCTGTAAATGCGGCATCTAAAATAGATAAGAATTTTATGAATCAAATTCGTGACTATGTTACTACAGGTAATTTAGATGCCGCAAAGCTTTTATGTGCCCAGACAGATTCGCCAGTAGCTAGATTGACCGAAAAAGGTGTGTCTAGAATTGGTAAGCCATTAGACGATATAAATACGGCAATTGAAAATGCTGGTACCCTAGAGGTCTATAAGTTAGAAAAAAATGTAAGTATACTTGCTACAGTAGCAGGTGCGGCACCAATGATTGGTTTTTTAGGTACCGTTATTGGTATGATACTTGCTTTTCATGAAATGGCCAGTAGTGGCGGTCAAGCGGAGATGGGGTCTTTGGCTTCAGGTATTTATACTGCGATGACTACTACGGTAGCGGGTCTTATAGTAGGTATTATTGCTTACGTTGGGTATAACCATTTAGTGAACAGAACTGATAAGGTAGTTCATAAAATGGAGGCTAATGCAGTTGATTTTCTAGATCTATTAAACGAACCTCTTTAA
- a CDS encoding SusC/RagA family TonB-linked outer membrane protein, translated as MNFKLKLFMVVMLLVNIQLFAQDTYDLSGTVTDANNVPIPGANIVVANTTRGTQSDFDGNFTIQVTSGDILRFSYIGYTTETVAIVAQKTVSVTLKEDASQLDEVVVVGYGTQKKSTVTGSISKVTNETLDQIAVSRVDDALIGQVSGVNIQATNAEAGGAPTITIRGIGSVTADSGPALVIDGVVVSSDFLGNLDMNDVESFEVLKDAASAAIYGSEGSNGVILITTKSGKAGKTKFSYQTYTGLKGAHGSDDYRKSVSEWAKIEQAATGTLSNETQYAQLLVRATGVDRDWQDVFFDGGAITSHSLSARGGSEDTKFSTSLRYLHDEGVVITDDYKLFSANMKVDSKIGERARFGIRATPSYTKQRRLPTSIHNPTRQSPWLPIYHTEESLQFINRDNYPDVGVGDYFYENHLVELDVNGDGNDSRPRTSGDSNPYAQYVEREHFEYNTKLFGSTYLSYELLDGLTAKTSLGVTLEQRKRTRYDGVLNHASGNSRASYYLANRFRTRIISDNTLNYTKTFGDDHDLNLLVGATIQKRKSEESITTGSGFSNDLLKNFQGATLVDLPTEINTELKKLGYFARVNYAYKGKYLVNASFRRDGSSVFGIDSKWGNFPAVSVGWNVAKENFLLNSDAVNTLKFRASYGLTGAENFNVGDDIVNSWPYLALLQNSNAIDGGNIAAGVSPLNIANTLLQWEASKEFTVGLDYGFFNNRISGSIDYYERTSDELLLNNPVSYISGFNSGIVNLGEVQNKGVELELRTKNVSNENFSWNSTFIASTNKNELLSFGDSNNALIEDDYGRNSQWINRIGEPISSFWGYVVDEEAFDETSFRTTYVDSPWNRINGQSDDTIVKDLNGDGLITEEDKTILGSPYPDLVYSFTNEFKFGNVDFSFMVQGSLGAQVNNIGDQYFYNWFGNRTRSGGELEAVANGLVSDVSFIQEKVLTSDVIASADYFSLRNVNLGYNFSKDVAERIGVSGLRVYATAQNLLYITADDYHGFNPEHIDGSNPRAYGSQRAGTPIFRTVTFGLNVDF; from the coding sequence ATGAATTTTAAATTAAAACTTTTTATGGTTGTAATGTTGCTTGTCAACATTCAATTATTTGCACAAGACACCTATGATCTATCAGGTACGGTAACAGATGCAAACAATGTGCCGATACCTGGCGCAAATATTGTTGTTGCAAATACAACAAGAGGTACTCAAAGTGATTTTGACGGAAATTTTACCATTCAGGTAACTAGTGGTGACATTTTACGTTTCTCATATATAGGGTATACAACAGAAACAGTAGCAATTGTTGCTCAGAAAACTGTTAGCGTTACTTTGAAAGAAGATGCAAGTCAGCTTGATGAAGTAGTAGTGGTTGGGTATGGTACTCAGAAGAAATCTACCGTTACAGGTTCTATTTCTAAAGTGACTAACGAAACTTTAGATCAAATAGCAGTATCAAGGGTTGATGACGCTTTAATAGGTCAGGTATCTGGGGTGAACATTCAAGCAACAAACGCTGAAGCTGGTGGGGCACCGACCATTACTATTAGGGGTATTGGTTCTGTAACTGCTGATTCAGGTCCTGCGTTAGTAATTGATGGTGTGGTTGTAAGTTCTGACTTTCTTGGAAATCTTGATATGAACGATGTAGAATCTTTTGAAGTATTGAAAGATGCTGCTTCTGCTGCCATTTATGGTAGTGAAGGTTCTAACGGTGTAATTTTAATTACTACGAAAAGTGGTAAGGCTGGGAAAACTAAATTTAGCTATCAAACATATACAGGTCTTAAAGGTGCTCATGGTAGTGACGATTATAGAAAGAGTGTGTCTGAATGGGCTAAAATAGAGCAAGCAGCTACAGGTACTCTTTCTAATGAAACACAATATGCTCAATTATTAGTTAGAGCAACTGGTGTTGATAGAGATTGGCAAGATGTTTTCTTTGACGGAGGCGCTATAACCAGTCATTCTTTATCTGCAAGAGGTGGTTCTGAAGATACTAAGTTTAGTACATCTTTAAGATATCTTCATGATGAGGGTGTTGTAATTACTGATGACTATAAATTGTTCTCAGCTAATATGAAAGTAGATTCTAAAATTGGCGAAAGAGCAAGATTTGGAATTAGAGCTACACCTTCTTACACAAAACAAAGAAGATTGCCAACTTCTATTCACAATCCTACACGGCAATCTCCTTGGTTACCTATTTATCACACAGAAGAATCACTTCAGTTTATTAATAGAGATAACTATCCAGATGTTGGTGTAGGGGATTATTTCTACGAAAATCATCTTGTTGAATTAGATGTAAATGGAGATGGTAACGATAGTAGACCACGTACTTCTGGTGATTCTAACCCATACGCACAGTATGTAGAAAGAGAGCATTTTGAATATAATACTAAATTATTCGGTTCTACATACTTAAGTTATGAGCTTTTAGACGGTCTTACCGCTAAAACATCATTGGGTGTAACTCTTGAGCAAAGAAAAAGAACCAGATATGACGGTGTATTAAATCATGCAAGTGGTAATTCTAGAGCTTCTTATTATTTAGCGAATAGATTCAGAACTAGAATTATTTCTGATAACACATTAAACTATACCAAAACATTTGGTGATGATCATGATTTAAACTTGTTGGTAGGTGCAACAATTCAGAAAAGAAAATCTGAAGAAAGTATTACTACAGGTAGTGGTTTTTCAAATGATTTACTTAAAAACTTTCAAGGAGCTACTTTAGTTGACCTTCCTACAGAAATTAATACTGAGCTTAAAAAGTTAGGTTACTTTGCTAGGGTTAATTACGCATACAAAGGTAAATACTTAGTAAACGCTTCTTTTAGACGAGATGGTAGTTCGGTATTTGGTATAGATTCTAAATGGGGTAACTTCCCTGCTGTATCGGTAGGTTGGAATGTTGCTAAAGAAAATTTCTTGTTAAATAGCGACGCAGTTAATACCTTAAAATTCAGAGCTAGTTACGGTCTTACCGGGGCAGAGAATTTTAATGTAGGTGATGATATTGTTAACTCATGGCCTTATTTAGCGTTATTACAGAATTCTAATGCAATTGATGGCGGTAATATTGCCGCTGGTGTTTCACCGCTTAATATTGCAAACACTTTATTGCAATGGGAAGCTTCTAAAGAATTTACTGTTGGTTTAGACTACGGTTTTTTCAATAATAGAATTTCTGGTTCTATTGATTATTATGAAAGAACAAGTGATGAGTTGCTATTAAACAATCCTGTTTCTTACATATCTGGGTTTAATAGTGGTATTGTTAATTTAGGTGAAGTGCAAAACAAAGGTGTTGAGCTTGAGTTGAGAACTAAAAATGTTTCAAATGAAAATTTCTCTTGGAATTCAACATTTATCGCTTCTACGAATAAAAATGAATTATTAAGCTTCGGAGATTCTAACAATGCTTTAATTGAAGATGATTATGGCAGAAATTCTCAATGGATTAATAGAATAGGAGAACCAATATCTTCTTTCTGGGGGTACGTTGTAGATGAAGAAGCTTTTGATGAAACTTCTTTTAGAACAACATATGTTGATAGTCCTTGGAACAGAATCAATGGTCAATCTGATGATACCATCGTTAAAGATTTAAATGGTGATGGATTGATAACTGAAGAAGACAAAACTATCTTAGGTAGTCCTTATCCAGATTTAGTTTACAGTTTTACCAATGAATTCAAATTTGGAAATGTTGATTTTTCATTTATGGTTCAGGGTAGCTTAGGTGCTCAGGTTAATAATATTGGTGATCAATATTTCTACAACTGGTTCGGTAATAGAACAAGAAGTGGTGGAGAATTAGAAGCAGTGGCTAATGGTTTGGTATCTGATGTTTCATTCATTCAAGAAAAGGTACTGACTAGTGATGTTATTGCAAGTGCAGATTACTTCTCTTTACGTAATGTAAATCTTGGTTATAATTTCTCAAAGGATGTGGCAGAACGTATAGGGGTAAGTGGCTTAAGAGTTTATGCTACAGCTCAGAATTTGCTTTACATTACAGCAGATGATTACCATGGTTTTAATCCAGAACATATAGATGGTAGCAATCCAAGAGCTTATGGTTCTCAAAGAGCAGGTACGCCAATCTTTAGAACGGTAACATTTGGTCTTAACGTTGACTTTTAA
- the nhaD gene encoding sodium:proton antiporter NhaD produces METIIVIVFLAGYLAITLEHNLKIDKLIPALAMMAILWALIALGIDGYENWFDSAHQSLVEGFDKFGHLDRMHMMEESLLHHLGKTAEILFFLLGAMTIVEIIDYFDGFATIKGFIKTKQKGKLLWLFSILAFILSAIIDNLTATIVLITILQKVIKDRETKLWFAGMIVITANAGGAWSPIGDVTTTMLWIANRVSAGQLVLHVLLPSLVCMIVPVVIASRFKVFKGLIDGELEEEKSKSKYSGVMLYLGLGAILFVPIFKTVTHLPPYVGMMLSLAVVATFAEIYSNKKFSISSVDQEGQDSEGHHSPVHHSLSKIELPSILFFLGILLAVAAMESLGILFNAAGALNEAIPNTDVVVLLFGLGSAVIDNVPLVAASMGMFSEPLDNPLWHFIAYSAGTGGSMLIIGSAAGVVAMGMEKIDFFWYLKKIAWLAFAGFISGAVVFILLRDFVLNA; encoded by the coding sequence ATGGAAACCATCATTGTTATTGTTTTTTTGGCAGGATACCTTGCCATTACCTTAGAGCACAATCTTAAAATAGATAAATTAATTCCAGCATTAGCTATGATGGCTATACTTTGGGCACTGATTGCTCTTGGTATAGATGGCTATGAAAACTGGTTTGATTCTGCTCATCAAAGTCTTGTAGAAGGATTTGATAAGTTTGGTCATTTGGATCGAATGCACATGATGGAGGAATCACTTTTGCATCATTTAGGTAAAACTGCTGAAATCTTATTTTTCTTATTAGGGGCAATGACCATTGTAGAGATAATTGATTATTTCGATGGTTTTGCAACTATTAAAGGCTTTATTAAAACAAAGCAGAAGGGAAAATTACTTTGGTTGTTTTCAATATTAGCATTCATATTATCTGCTATAATAGATAACCTTACGGCTACTATAGTGTTAATTACTATACTTCAAAAGGTTATTAAGGATAGAGAAACAAAATTGTGGTTTGCTGGTATGATAGTTATTACGGCAAACGCTGGTGGTGCTTGGTCGCCTATTGGTGATGTTACCACTACCATGTTGTGGATTGCTAATAGAGTAAGTGCTGGTCAATTGGTTCTTCACGTGCTTTTACCTTCATTAGTATGTATGATTGTACCTGTTGTAATTGCAAGTAGATTTAAAGTGTTTAAAGGTTTAATTGATGGGGAGTTAGAAGAAGAAAAATCTAAGTCTAAGTATAGTGGGGTAATGTTGTATTTAGGTCTAGGTGCTATTTTGTTTGTTCCTATTTTTAAGACAGTTACGCATTTGCCACCTTATGTAGGTATGATGTTATCATTGGCTGTTGTAGCAACTTTCGCTGAAATATATAGTAATAAGAAATTTAGCATTTCTTCAGTAGATCAAGAAGGTCAAGATAGTGAAGGTCACCATAGTCCTGTTCACCATTCTTTATCTAAAATAGAATTACCAAGTATATTGTTCTTCTTAGGAATTTTATTAGCGGTAGCTGCTATGGAATCGTTAGGAATACTTTTTAATGCTGCAGGTGCACTTAATGAAGCAATACCTAATACTGATGTTGTAGTGTTATTATTTGGTTTGGGGTCAGCGGTTATTGATAATGTGCCATTGGTTGCTGCAAGTATGGGGATGTTTAGCGAACCTTTAGATAATCCGTTATGGCATTTTATCGCTTATTCTGCTGGTACAGGTGGTAGTATGCTAATAATTGGTTCTGCCGCAGGTGTTGTTGCAATGGGTATGGAGAAAATTGATTTTTTCTGGTATCTTAAAAAGATTGCATGGTTGGCTTTTGCAGGTTTTATTAGTGGGGCTGTTGTTTTTATCCTATTAAGAGATTTTGTACTTAACGCATAA
- a CDS encoding acyl-CoA dehydrogenase encodes MDFSLNEEQKLIKQAARDFAETELLAEVIERDDAQRFPTEEIKKLGELGFLGMMVDPKYGGSGLDTLSYVIAMEEISKIDASTSVVMSVNNSLVCWGLEKFGSEAQKEKYLTKLSTGEQIGAFCLSEPEAGSDATSQKTTAIDMGDHYIVNGTKNWITNGGTASTYIVIAQTDKDKKHRGINALIIEKGAPGFEIGPKENKLGIRGSDTHSLIFNDVKVPKENRIGEDGFGFKFAMKTLAGGRIGIAAQALGIAAGAYELALKYSKERKAFGTEISNHQAIAFKLADMHTEIQAARLLVYQSAMDKDNGNDYDLSGAMAKLYASKVAMETTVEAVQIHGGNGFVKDYHVERLMRDAKITQIYEGTSEIQKIVISRSILK; translated from the coding sequence ATGGATTTTTCATTAAATGAAGAACAAAAACTTATAAAACAAGCTGCACGTGATTTTGCTGAAACTGAACTGTTAGCAGAAGTAATTGAACGTGATGACGCCCAAAGATTCCCTACAGAAGAAATTAAAAAATTAGGAGAACTTGGATTCCTAGGAATGATGGTAGACCCAAAATATGGCGGAAGTGGTCTTGATACATTATCATATGTAATTGCCATGGAAGAAATTTCTAAAATTGACGCTTCTACTTCAGTTGTCATGTCAGTAAATAATTCTCTTGTATGTTGGGGGTTAGAAAAATTTGGTTCCGAAGCTCAAAAGGAAAAATATCTCACAAAGCTTTCTACAGGAGAGCAAATAGGCGCATTTTGCCTTTCTGAACCGGAAGCCGGTAGTGATGCTACATCTCAAAAAACAACCGCAATAGATATGGGCGACCATTATATTGTTAACGGCACCAAAAACTGGATTACAAATGGTGGTACCGCAAGCACATATATTGTAATTGCACAAACCGATAAAGACAAAAAGCACAGAGGCATAAATGCATTGATCATAGAGAAAGGTGCTCCCGGATTCGAAATTGGTCCTAAAGAAAATAAATTAGGAATTAGAGGTAGTGACACCCATTCTTTAATATTTAACGATGTAAAAGTGCCAAAAGAAAATAGAATCGGTGAAGATGGCTTCGGCTTTAAATTTGCTATGAAAACTTTGGCAGGTGGTCGTATTGGTATTGCTGCGCAAGCGTTAGGTATTGCTGCAGGTGCTTATGAACTAGCTCTAAAATACTCTAAAGAACGTAAGGCTTTCGGTACCGAAATCAGCAACCACCAAGCTATCGCATTTAAACTTGCCGATATGCACACCGAAATTCAAGCTGCACGATTATTGGTATATCAATCTGCAATGGATAAGGATAATGGTAATGATTATGACCTTTCTGGTGCAATGGCAAAACTATACGCATCAAAAGTTGCAATGGAAACCACAGTTGAAGCCGTACAAATTCACGGTGGAAATGGTTTTGTAAAAGACTACCACGTAGAAAGATTAATGAGAGACGCAAAAATCACTCAGATATATGAAGGCACTTCTGAAATACAAAAAATAGTAATTTCAAGAAGTATTTTGAAGTAA
- a CDS encoding bifunctional folylpolyglutamate synthase/dihydrofolate synthase gives MTYKETLDWMFAQLPMYQNKGKSAFNSKLDGITSFANHLNNPHTRFKSIHVAGTNGKGSSSHLLASVLQEAGYKVGLYTSPHLKDFRERIRINGNKVAKHWVVDFINENQTYFSENKLSFFEMTVGMAFSYFAQEKVDIAIIEVGLGGRLDSTNIIKPEVSLITNIGLDHVDMLGDTIVKIAGEKAGIIKSGVPVVISEYNIETAQVFNLVAKDNNAKIIFAEDADYSDYEIGLLGSYQKKNIKGVLATLNALSGFVVTESNIVQGLIGVVENTQLMGRWQQIGSDPVIICDTAHNKEGISLVMEQVKKQKYEELHIVIGFVKDKDLSRISSLFPKNATYYYCKPKNFRGLDEKELVRVFSDAGFKGDVYKSVNKAFKAAKKRAKKNDFIYVGGSNFVVAEVL, from the coding sequence GTGACCTATAAAGAAACATTAGATTGGATGTTTGCACAACTTCCAATGTATCAGAATAAAGGTAAGAGTGCCTTTAATTCAAAACTTGATGGCATTACATCATTTGCCAATCATTTAAACAACCCTCACACACGGTTTAAGAGTATACATGTAGCTGGTACCAATGGAAAAGGTTCAAGTAGCCATTTATTAGCTTCGGTTCTTCAAGAAGCGGGTTATAAAGTCGGTTTATACACCTCACCACATTTAAAAGATTTTAGAGAGCGTATTCGTATTAATGGGAATAAGGTAGCTAAGCATTGGGTGGTAGATTTTATTAATGAGAATCAAACATATTTTTCTGAAAACAAGTTGTCATTTTTTGAAATGACTGTTGGTATGGCATTTTCATATTTTGCTCAAGAAAAGGTTGATATAGCAATTATTGAAGTGGGCTTGGGCGGTAGGCTCGATTCTACGAATATTATTAAGCCAGAGGTTAGTCTGATAACAAATATTGGTTTAGACCATGTTGATATGCTCGGCGATACTATCGTTAAAATTGCAGGCGAGAAAGCAGGTATTATAAAGTCGGGAGTTCCAGTGGTAATAAGTGAGTATAATATTGAAACAGCACAGGTATTTAATTTAGTCGCAAAAGATAATAATGCTAAAATAATTTTTGCTGAAGATGCTGATTATTCTGATTATGAAATCGGTTTGTTAGGTTCTTATCAGAAGAAAAATATAAAAGGTGTACTTGCAACTTTAAATGCGTTATCTGGCTTTGTAGTAACTGAAAGCAATATAGTTCAAGGGTTGATAGGTGTCGTAGAAAATACGCAACTTATGGGGCGTTGGCAGCAAATTGGGTCTGATCCTGTTATTATTTGTGATACAGCACATAATAAAGAAGGTATTTCGCTTGTCATGGAACAAGTGAAAAAGCAGAAATATGAAGAATTACATATCGTAATTGGCTTTGTAAAGGATAAGGATTTAAGTAGGATATCTTCCCTTTTTCCAAAAAATGCAACATATTATTACTGTAAGCCAAAAAATTTTAGGGGACTAGATGAAAAAGAATTAGTACGTGTATTTTCTGATGCAGGTTTTAAAGGTGATGTTTATAAGTCTGTAAATAAGGCTTTTAAAGCTGCGAAAAAACGAGCTAAAAAGAATGATTTCATTTATGTTGGCGGCAGTAATTTTGTGGTAGCAGAAGTTCTTTAA
- a CDS encoding energy transducer TonB, protein MAFLDTKHKKKSLTLTTLLLSALLLVLFYIGLNYMDPPEENGISVNFGTMEFGSGKVQPKEKIQSEPLDTPPVEPTIQEVAETVEEPVEEVEEAAAEKEAPAEKLLTQDNEEAIKINQAKEAKRKADEAAADAKRKAEAAENKKKAEAAKIAKQKKDAEDKARQEQEAKKKALDAMMGGLNKSDGTASGSEGDDNRVGDKGQPDGDPYATSYYGSPGSGSGTGGYGLNGRSLVNKGQVQQECNESGRVVVKIIVDRNGKVISAEPGVRGTTNNNPCLLEPAKKTAFMHKWNLDSNAPNQQVGFVVVNFKLGE, encoded by the coding sequence ATGGCATTTTTAGATACGAAACATAAAAAGAAATCATTGACACTTACCACATTGTTGTTAAGTGCGTTGCTGTTGGTTTTATTTTATATCGGTCTAAACTATATGGATCCGCCAGAAGAAAACGGAATCTCTGTCAATTTTGGCACTATGGAATTTGGTAGCGGTAAAGTGCAGCCAAAAGAAAAGATACAGTCAGAACCTTTAGATACTCCTCCTGTTGAGCCAACAATACAAGAAGTTGCAGAAACTGTTGAGGAACCTGTAGAAGAAGTTGAGGAAGCTGCAGCTGAGAAAGAAGCCCCTGCGGAAAAGTTATTGACTCAAGATAATGAAGAGGCTATAAAAATCAATCAGGCAAAAGAAGCTAAAAGAAAGGCTGATGAAGCAGCTGCAGATGCAAAAAGAAAAGCAGAAGCTGCAGAGAATAAGAAAAAGGCTGAAGCAGCAAAAATTGCTAAGCAAAAGAAAGATGCTGAAGACAAGGCGCGCCAAGAGCAAGAAGCTAAAAAGAAAGCTTTAGACGCAATGATGGGTGGTCTTAACAAATCTGACGGTACAGCATCTGGTAGTGAAGGTGATGATAATAGGGTAGGAGATAAAGGTCAACCAGACGGTGATCCATATGCGACTAGTTATTATGGAAGTCCCGGTAGTGGCAGTGGAACTGGTGGTTATGGCTTAAATGGCAGATCATTAGTAAACAAAGGGCAAGTGCAGCAAGAATGTAATGAGTCTGGCAGGGTAGTGGTAAAGATTATTGTAGATCGGAATGGTAAAGTAATTAGTGCCGAGCCAGGGGTAAGAGGTACAACCAATAATAATCCATGTTTGTTAGAGCCGGCTAAGAAAACCGCATTCATGCATAAATGGAATTTAGATAGCAATGCTCCAAACCAACAAGTTGGTTTTGTAGTTGTTAACTTCAAATTAGGAGAGTGA
- a CDS encoding ExbD/TolR family protein, producing MKLKGRNKVSPDFSMSSMTDIVFLLLVFFMLTANSPNALDLLLPKAKGKSTNTQNVSVSIDKNLQYFVNDERINGEYIEIELKKALAGQDSPTIILRTEESVAIKEAVYVMDIANRNNYKVILAVRPN from the coding sequence ATGAAATTAAAAGGAAGAAATAAAGTCAGTCCAGACTTTAGCATGTCTTCAATGACAGATATCGTATTCTTGTTATTGGTATTTTTCATGCTAACCGCAAATTCTCCAAACGCTTTAGATTTATTACTTCCTAAAGCGAAAGGGAAATCTACAAATACTCAGAATGTATCTGTAAGTATAGATAAGAACCTTCAATACTTTGTTAATGATGAACGTATTAATGGTGAATATATAGAGATAGAGTTGAAAAAAGCTCTAGCTGGTCAAGATAGTCCTACTATTATACTTAGAACAGAAGAAAGTGTTGCGATTAAAGAAGCTGTATATGTTATGGATATCGCAAATAGAAATAATTATAAGGTTATTTTGGCAGTACGCCCAAACTAA